A region of Streptomyces sp. NBC_01264 DNA encodes the following proteins:
- a CDS encoding precorrin-8X methylmutase, producing MSEYTVFEYEKDGAEIYRQSFATIRAEADLSGLPASVAQVAVRMIHACGMTDLTRDLGYSPGVVLRARAALEVGAPILCDVQMVASGVTRKRLPADNQVICTLSDPAVPELAAKMGTTRSAAALEVWRDRGLLEGSVIAVGNAPTALFRLLEMIEEGAPRPAAVIGVPVGFIGAAESKDALAEHPSALDHLIVRGRRGGSAMAAAAVNAIASVAE from the coding sequence ATGAGCGAGTACACCGTGTTCGAGTACGAGAAGGACGGCGCCGAGATCTACCGCCAGTCCTTTGCCACGATCCGCGCCGAGGCGGACCTTTCCGGGCTGCCCGCCTCGGTCGCCCAGGTCGCGGTGCGCATGATTCACGCCTGCGGGATGACCGACCTGACCCGGGACCTGGGCTACTCGCCCGGGGTCGTCCTGCGGGCGCGCGCCGCCCTGGAGGTCGGTGCGCCGATCCTGTGCGACGTGCAGATGGTCGCCAGCGGGGTCACCCGCAAGCGACTGCCCGCCGACAATCAGGTGATCTGCACCCTCTCCGACCCGGCCGTGCCGGAACTCGCCGCGAAGATGGGCACGACGCGCAGCGCCGCCGCCCTCGAAGTCTGGCGGGACCGGGGCCTGTTGGAGGGCTCGGTAATCGCCGTCGGGAACGCGCCGACCGCGCTCTTCCGGCTGCTGGAGATGATCGAGGAGGGCGCCCCGCGCCCCGCCGCGGTCATCGGGGTCCCCGTCGGGTTCATCGGCGCCGCCGAGTCCAAGGACGCCCTCGCCGAACACCCCTCCGCGCTCGACCACTTGATCGTCCGGGGCCGGCGCGGCGGCAGCGCCATGGCTGCGGCCGCCGTCAACGCCATCGCGAGCGTGGCCGAATGA
- the cobG gene encoding precorrin-3B synthase produces the protein MPTPPSATARDEPVIRDRGDACPGALRLHAAADGYLARVRIPGGLLTARQATVLALAADRFGDGHLELTSRGNVQLRGLAEGCGTGLAELLDATGLLPAPGHERVRNVVATPLSGLLGSGRPHVTPWVGELDRLLCASTRATALSGRFLFAVDDGRGDVAALDPDVTLLGAPRGRALVRLGADPGAVEVDAADAPRAALLAAEYFLDSADAAGTRAWRVSELPAEHALEAGEFAARLGAAGITAAVVPAVAWPYAPPPRPWGPGAGDPAPLCVLPPLGRLTSDQWRVLVGVAAAGEDDGEGDGELRITPWRSVVLPRASIRRPVDGYARLVAAGLSVAPDGPWESVTACTGQPGCAKALSDVRADARAVVEAGRAEGEAVGAPVHWSGCERRCGHPRGAAWVDLVATPDGYRLDGRPVPSHELAQAVADARSQPRVSEDAVKK, from the coding sequence ATGCCCACGCCCCCCTCCGCCACAGCGCGGGACGAACCCGTCATACGGGATCGCGGCGACGCCTGCCCCGGCGCGCTGCGCCTGCACGCCGCCGCCGACGGGTACCTGGCGCGGGTCCGGATCCCGGGGGGTCTGCTGACCGCCCGGCAGGCCACCGTGCTGGCGCTGGCCGCCGACCGTTTCGGGGACGGGCACCTGGAGCTCACCTCGCGCGGGAACGTGCAGCTGCGCGGCCTCGCCGAAGGGTGCGGCACGGGCCTGGCGGAGCTGCTGGACGCAACCGGGCTGCTGCCCGCCCCCGGCCACGAGCGGGTACGGAACGTCGTGGCGACCCCGCTGTCCGGGCTCCTGGGCTCCGGGCGACCCCATGTGACGCCCTGGGTGGGGGAATTGGACCGGCTGCTGTGCGCCAGCACCCGTGCGACGGCCCTGTCCGGGCGGTTCCTGTTCGCCGTCGACGACGGCCGCGGAGACGTCGCCGCGCTCGACCCCGATGTCACCCTGCTCGGCGCACCGCGGGGCCGGGCACTGGTCCGGCTCGGCGCGGACCCGGGCGCCGTGGAGGTGGACGCCGCCGACGCGCCCCGGGCGGCGCTGCTCGCGGCCGAGTACTTCCTCGACTCCGCGGACGCCGCCGGCACCCGCGCCTGGCGGGTGTCCGAATTGCCCGCCGAACACGCCCTGGAGGCAGGGGAGTTCGCGGCGCGGCTGGGGGCGGCGGGCATCACCGCCGCCGTCGTGCCCGCGGTGGCCTGGCCGTACGCGCCGCCGCCCAGGCCCTGGGGCCCCGGCGCCGGTGACCCGGCGCCGCTGTGCGTGCTGCCCCCGCTCGGCCGGCTCACCTCGGACCAGTGGCGGGTGCTGGTGGGCGTCGCGGCCGCAGGCGAGGACGACGGCGAGGGCGACGGCGAGCTGCGGATCACCCCGTGGCGGAGCGTCGTGCTGCCCCGCGCGAGCATCCGGCGGCCGGTCGACGGCTATGCGCGGCTCGTGGCCGCGGGCCTGTCCGTCGCACCCGACGGACCCTGGGAGTCCGTCACCGCCTGTACTGGGCAGCCGGGTTGCGCCAAGGCGCTGTCCGACGTACGCGCCGACGCGCGGGCCGTCGTGGAGGCCGGCCGCGCGGAAGGCGAGGCCGTCGGCGCGCCCGTGCACTGGTCCGGGTGCGAGCGCCGGTGCGGGCATCCGCGCGGCGCCGCCTGGGTCGACCTCGTCGCCACCCCGGACGGGTACCGCCTCGACGGCCGCCCGGTGCCGTCCCACGAACTTGCCCAGGCCGTCGCCGACGCGCGCAGCCAACCCCGAGTGTCCGAAGACGCAGTGAAGAAATGA
- the cobN gene encoding cobaltochelatase subunit CobN, which produces MILLLSTSDTDLLSARAANAGDAPVPYRFANPSRLPLDDLPGLLDGVTLVVVRLLGGLRAWQEGLDLLLAPGQTRPVVVLTGEQAPDAQLMEASTVPIGIAAEAHGYLAHGGPANLDQLARFLSDTVLLTGHGFEPPAASPTWGPLERTAQRTEGPRIAVLYYRAHQMSGNTAFVHTLSEAIEAHGAQALPLYVSSLRSPEPELIAQLASADAIVTTVLAAGGTKPATASAGGDDESWDAGALAALGVPILQALCLTGSRSAWEENDEGLSPLDAATQVAVPEFDGRLITVPFSFKELDEDGLPAYVADPERAARVAGIAVRHARLRHIERRDKKIALVLSAYPTKHSRIGNAVGLDTPASAVELLRTLIAGGYDFGPVEDVPGLVSGDGDELIRALIEAGGHDQDWLTEEQLARNPVRIPAADYKRWFAELPADLRASVEQHWGEAPGNMFVDRSSNPEGDIVLAALRRGNLLILIQPPRGFGENPIAIYHDPDLPPSHHYLAAYRWIQARAEDGGFGADAMIHLGKHGNLEWLPGKNAGLSASCAPDAALGDLPLIYPFLVNDPGEGTQAKRRVHATLVDHLVPPMARAESYGDIARLEQHLDEYAQISAMDPAKLPAIRAQIWTLIQAAKLDHDLGLEQRPDDDGFDDFLLHVDGWLCEIKDAQIRDGLHVLGGAPTGDARVNLVLAILRARQIWGGTTALPGLREALGLDESAATRTSADEAEETARALVQAMEDANWVPEAVASVAAGHSADVAAVLDFAAREVVPRLAGTTDEIAHVVSALDGAFVPAGPSGSPLRGLVNVLPTGRNFYSVDPKAVPSRLAWETGQALADSLLTRYRTDNGEWPASVGLSLWGTSAMRTSGDDVAEAMALLGVRPVWDEASRRVTGLEPIPLAELGRPRIDVTLRISGFFRDAFPHVIGLLDDAVRLAASLEEPAEDNFVRAHAQADLAVHGDERRATTRIFGSRPGTYGAGILQLIDSRDWRTDADLAEVYTVWGGYAYGRGLEGRAAREEMETAYKRITVAAKNTDTREHDIADSDDYFQYHGGMVATVRALRGTAPEAYIGDSTRPETVKTRTLVEETSRVFRARVVNPKWIEAMRRHGYKGAFELAATVDYLFGYDATTGVVADWMYDKLTETYVLDPENRAFLEEANPWALHGIAERLLEAESRGMWEKPDPQVLEALRQVYLDTEGNLEGESD; this is translated from the coding sequence ATGATCCTGCTGCTGTCGACGTCCGACACCGATCTGCTCAGCGCCCGCGCGGCGAACGCGGGGGACGCTCCCGTCCCGTACCGGTTCGCCAACCCCTCCCGCCTTCCCCTGGACGACCTCCCCGGTCTCCTCGACGGCGTCACCCTGGTCGTCGTACGCCTCCTCGGCGGCCTGCGCGCCTGGCAGGAGGGCCTCGACCTGCTCCTGGCCCCCGGCCAGACCCGCCCGGTGGTCGTCCTGACCGGCGAACAGGCCCCCGACGCCCAGCTGATGGAAGCCTCGACCGTCCCGATCGGCATCGCCGCCGAGGCGCACGGCTACCTCGCCCACGGCGGCCCGGCCAACCTGGACCAGCTCGCGCGCTTCCTCTCCGACACCGTGCTGCTGACCGGCCACGGTTTCGAGCCCCCGGCGGCCTCCCCCACGTGGGGCCCGCTGGAGCGCACCGCGCAGCGCACCGAAGGCCCCCGGATCGCGGTGCTCTACTACCGCGCGCACCAGATGAGCGGCAACACCGCCTTCGTGCACACCCTCTCCGAGGCGATCGAGGCCCACGGCGCCCAGGCGCTCCCCCTCTACGTCTCCTCCCTCCGCTCCCCGGAGCCGGAGCTGATCGCGCAGCTCGCGTCCGCCGACGCGATCGTCACCACGGTCCTGGCCGCCGGCGGCACGAAGCCCGCCACCGCCTCCGCCGGCGGTGACGACGAGTCCTGGGACGCCGGCGCCCTGGCCGCCCTCGGCGTGCCGATCCTGCAGGCCCTGTGCCTGACCGGCTCCCGCTCCGCCTGGGAGGAGAACGACGAGGGCCTGTCCCCCCTCGACGCCGCCACCCAGGTCGCCGTCCCGGAGTTCGACGGCCGCCTGATCACCGTCCCCTTCTCCTTCAAGGAGCTGGACGAGGACGGCCTGCCCGCCTACGTGGCCGACCCCGAGCGGGCCGCCCGCGTGGCCGGCATCGCCGTGCGCCACGCACGCCTGCGCCACATCGAGCGCCGCGACAAGAAGATCGCCCTGGTCCTCTCCGCGTACCCCACCAAGCACTCCCGCATCGGCAATGCGGTCGGCCTGGACACCCCGGCCAGCGCCGTGGAGCTGCTGCGCACGCTCATCGCGGGCGGGTACGACTTCGGCCCCGTCGAGGACGTCCCGGGCCTGGTCTCCGGTGACGGCGACGAGCTGATCCGCGCCCTGATCGAGGCCGGCGGCCACGACCAGGACTGGCTCACCGAGGAGCAGCTCGCCCGCAACCCGGTCCGGATCCCGGCGGCCGACTACAAGCGCTGGTTCGCCGAGCTCCCGGCCGATCTGCGCGCGAGCGTGGAGCAGCACTGGGGCGAGGCCCCGGGCAACATGTTCGTGGACCGCTCGTCGAACCCCGAGGGCGACATCGTGCTGGCCGCCCTGCGCCGCGGCAACCTCCTCATCCTCATCCAGCCGCCGCGCGGCTTCGGTGAGAACCCGATCGCGATCTACCACGACCCGGACCTGCCGCCGTCGCACCACTACCTGGCCGCGTACCGCTGGATCCAGGCCCGCGCCGAGGACGGCGGTTTCGGCGCCGACGCGATGATCCACCTGGGCAAGCACGGCAACCTGGAGTGGCTGCCGGGCAAGAACGCCGGCCTGTCGGCGTCCTGCGCCCCCGACGCCGCGCTCGGCGACCTGCCCCTCATCTACCCGTTCCTGGTCAACGACCCGGGCGAGGGCACCCAGGCCAAGCGCCGGGTGCACGCCACCCTGGTCGACCACCTGGTGCCGCCGATGGCGCGCGCGGAGTCGTACGGGGACATCGCGCGCCTGGAGCAGCACCTCGACGAGTACGCCCAGATCTCCGCGATGGACCCGGCGAAGCTGCCGGCCATCCGCGCCCAGATCTGGACCCTGATCCAGGCCGCGAAGCTGGACCACGACCTGGGTCTGGAGCAGCGCCCCGACGACGACGGCTTCGACGACTTCCTGCTGCACGTCGACGGCTGGCTGTGCGAGATCAAGGACGCCCAGATCCGCGACGGTCTGCACGTCCTGGGCGGCGCCCCGACCGGCGACGCCCGCGTCAACCTGGTCCTCGCGATCCTGCGCGCCCGCCAGATCTGGGGCGGTACGACGGCCCTGCCGGGTCTGCGCGAAGCGCTCGGCCTCGACGAGTCCGCGGCCACCCGCACCAGCGCCGACGAGGCGGAGGAGACGGCCCGCGCGCTGGTCCAGGCGATGGAGGACGCGAACTGGGTCCCGGAGGCGGTGGCTTCGGTCGCCGCCGGGCACTCGGCGGACGTGGCGGCCGTACTGGACTTCGCGGCCCGCGAGGTCGTGCCGCGCCTGGCCGGAACCACCGACGAGATCGCCCACGTGGTCAGCGCCCTGGACGGCGCGTTCGTGCCGGCGGGCCCGTCCGGCTCCCCGCTGCGCGGTCTGGTCAACGTGCTGCCGACCGGCCGCAACTTCTACTCGGTGGACCCGAAGGCCGTCCCCTCGCGCCTGGCGTGGGAGACCGGTCAGGCGCTCGCCGACTCCCTGCTGACCCGCTACCGCACGGACAACGGCGAATGGCCCGCCTCCGTCGGCCTGTCCCTGTGGGGCACGAGCGCGATGCGCACCTCGGGCGACGACGTGGCCGAGGCCATGGCGCTGCTCGGTGTCCGCCCGGTCTGGGACGAGGCCTCGCGCCGCGTCACCGGCCTGGAGCCGATCCCGCTCGCGGAGCTCGGCCGTCCGCGCATCGACGTGACCCTGCGCATCTCGGGCTTCTTCCGTGACGCGTTCCCGCACGTCATCGGCCTGCTGGACGACGCGGTACGGCTGGCGGCCTCGCTGGAGGAGCCCGCCGAGGACAACTTCGTACGGGCCCACGCGCAGGCCGACCTTGCGGTGCACGGGGACGAGCGGCGGGCCACCACCCGCATCTTCGGCTCGCGCCCGGGCACGTACGGCGCGGGCATCCTGCAGCTGATCGACTCCCGCGACTGGCGCACCGACGCCGACCTCGCGGAGGTCTACACGGTGTGGGGCGGGTACGCGTACGGCCGGGGCCTGGAAGGGCGCGCGGCGCGCGAGGAGATGGAGACCGCCTACAAGCGGATCACGGTCGCGGCGAAGAACACCGACACCCGTGAGCACGACATCGCCGACTCCGACGACTACTTCCAGTACCACGGCGGCATGGTGGCCACCGTCCGCGCCCTGCGCGGCACGGCCCCCGAGGCGTACATCGGGGACTCGACCCGGCCCGAGACGGTCAAGACGCGCACGCTGGTCGAGGAGACCTCCCGCGTCTTCCGTGCCCGCGTCGTGAACCCGAAGTGGATCGAGGCGATGCGCCGCCACGGGTACAAGGGGGCCTTCGAGCTGGCGGCCACGGTCGACTACCTCTTCGGCTACGACGCCACGACCGGGGTGGTGGCCGACTGGATGTACGACAAGCTGACCGAGACGTACGTCCTGGACCCGGAGAACCGCGCCTTCCTGGAGGAGGCCAACCCCTGGGCCCTGCACGGGATCGCGGAGCGGCTGCTGGAGGCCGAGTCCCGCGGCATGTGGGAGAAGCCGGACCCGCAGGTCCTGGAGGCGCTGCGCCAGGTGTACCTGGACACGGAGGGCAACCTCGAAGGCGAAAGCGACTAG
- a CDS encoding hemerythrin domain-containing protein: MCHYCGCREIPLIKEFIAEHEAVTDAAGDALRALDAGDLPRARALVTEMTAVLLAHWKGEEDGLFTVMEQDPEYAPYIAALVEEHRELAALLAGADLADPADAAALRRAVEELRHHIAKEEDGLFPASLTALTGDEWDLSIKAWRAAHPDGDLRPAG, from the coding sequence ATGTGCCACTACTGCGGCTGCCGTGAGATCCCCCTGATCAAGGAGTTCATCGCCGAGCACGAGGCGGTGACCGACGCGGCGGGCGACGCGCTGCGCGCCCTGGACGCGGGGGACCTCCCGAGGGCGCGTGCCCTCGTCACGGAGATGACGGCCGTCCTGCTCGCCCACTGGAAGGGCGAGGAGGACGGCCTGTTCACCGTCATGGAGCAGGACCCGGAGTACGCCCCGTACATCGCGGCACTGGTCGAGGAGCACCGCGAACTGGCGGCGCTCCTCGCCGGCGCCGATCTGGCGGACCCCGCGGACGCCGCGGCCCTGCGCCGGGCGGTGGAGGAGCTCCGCCACCACATCGCGAAGGAGGAGGACGGCCTCTTCCCCGCGTCCCTCACCGCCCTGACGGGCGACGAGTGGGACCTGTCCATCAAGGCCTGGCGCGCGGCCCATCCCGACGGGGACCTGAGGCCCGCCGGGTAG
- the aroD gene encoding type I 3-dehydroquinate dehydratase has product MNSLRALLDGGIPLVAVSFDDSETEPRAHAAKSAGVDVAELRVDRYAATDTAHVLAQVDAFKALPVLATIRSAHEGGDWKGTEARRLELFRALAPQVQAVDIELSSGEILSEVIEAAHRHDTVALVSYHNFEFTPATEELQTVIDDAKSAGADVVKVSTMVRSEDDVRRLASLLLRAGAEDTRLIVIAMGEAGAVSRVFFPALGSRITYSFFGASSAPGQLDFPETFGLLRKFYPAFDERKSAGA; this is encoded by the coding sequence ATGAATTCACTGCGGGCGCTTCTCGACGGCGGGATTCCGCTGGTGGCCGTCAGCTTCGACGACAGCGAGACCGAGCCGCGCGCGCACGCCGCGAAGAGCGCCGGCGTCGACGTGGCCGAACTGCGCGTCGACCGGTACGCGGCGACCGACACGGCGCACGTCCTGGCGCAGGTGGACGCGTTCAAGGCCCTGCCCGTACTGGCCACCATCCGCTCGGCCCACGAGGGCGGCGACTGGAAGGGCACGGAGGCGCGGCGACTCGAACTGTTCCGGGCGCTCGCCCCTCAGGTCCAGGCCGTGGACATCGAGCTCTCCTCCGGGGAAATCCTGTCCGAGGTGATCGAGGCCGCCCACCGGCACGACACCGTGGCGCTCGTCTCCTATCACAATTTCGAATTCACCCCGGCCACCGAGGAACTCCAGACCGTCATCGACGACGCGAAGAGCGCCGGCGCCGACGTGGTCAAGGTGTCCACCATGGTGCGGTCCGAGGACGACGTCCGGCGGCTGGCCTCGCTCCTACTGCGCGCCGGAGCCGAGGACACCCGGCTGATCGTGATCGCCATGGGCGAGGCCGGAGCGGTCTCGCGCGTCTTCTTCCCGGCCCTCGGGTCGCGGATCACGTACTCCTTCTTCGGCGCCAGCTCGGCCCCGGGCCAGCTCGACTTCCCCGAGACCTTCGGCCTGCTGCGCAAGTTCTACCCGGCGTTCGACGAGCGGAAGTCCGCCGGGGCCTGA
- a CDS encoding terpene synthase family protein, which yields MTQPFQLPDFYVPYPARLNPHLEDARVHTKTWARDFGMLEGSGVWEESDLDSHDYALLCSYTHPDCDSEALSLVTDWYVWVFFFDDHFLEMFKRSQDRAGAKAYLDRLGAFMPMDLADGFPEATNPVEAGLADLWARTVPAMSMAWRERFSLSTKNLLDESMWELANINIGRVSNPLEYIEMRRKVGGAPWSAGLIEYVSAEVPARVAHSRPLGVLRDSFSDAVHIRNDIFSYQREVSEEGELSNAILVLETFLGCTTQEAAEASNDLLTSRLHQFEQTALAELPQLFADHAMNPAEIAAVLAYAKGLQDWQSGGHEWHMVSSRYMNKEARATAPLTLPFMPSGLGTTALDLRSILAPRALELRRRSFTHVPFERTGPSIVPDVYMPFPLTLSPHHARAREESVAWAREMGMIDPQPGDPGSAIWNEAKLRGYDFALCSAGIDPDATPEALTLNACWLTWGTYGDDYYPVVFAQSKNLPAAKATTARLVAMIPVDHAEQPVGLTAMERSLGDLWVRTSKDMTPEIRAEFRATLVNMLHSWLWEVENQIQNRIPDPVDYAEMRRHTFGSHLTMYLCRLGQAGRGIPADIYASGTIRSLENAAADAACLMNDIFSYQKEVEVEGEVHNYVLVTRNFFDIGYEEALHICHSLMTQRTEEFEHIVADQLPLLYEDWKLDPEARAGLDAYVGELKDWLAGILNWHEKTVRYREEDLHRLGDGISTGVLSSGFGMSAARISLPAR from the coding sequence GTGACGCAGCCGTTTCAACTGCCGGATTTCTATGTGCCTTATCCGGCGCGACTGAACCCCCACCTGGAGGACGCCAGGGTCCACACCAAGACGTGGGCCCGCGACTTCGGGATGCTGGAAGGTTCCGGCGTCTGGGAGGAGAGCGACCTCGACTCGCACGACTACGCCCTGCTCTGCTCGTACACCCACCCCGACTGCGACAGCGAGGCGCTGTCGCTGGTCACCGACTGGTACGTGTGGGTGTTCTTCTTCGACGACCACTTCCTGGAGATGTTCAAGCGCTCCCAGGACCGCGCGGGCGCCAAGGCCTACCTCGACCGGCTCGGCGCCTTCATGCCGATGGACCTGGCAGACGGGTTCCCCGAGGCGACCAACCCCGTCGAGGCCGGACTCGCCGACCTGTGGGCCCGTACCGTCCCGGCCATGTCGATGGCCTGGCGGGAACGGTTCTCCCTGTCCACCAAGAACCTGCTCGACGAGTCGATGTGGGAACTCGCCAACATCAACATCGGGCGGGTCTCCAACCCCCTCGAATACATCGAGATGCGCCGCAAGGTCGGCGGGGCGCCCTGGTCGGCCGGGCTCATCGAGTACGTGTCCGCGGAGGTTCCGGCCCGCGTCGCGCACTCCCGCCCCCTCGGCGTGCTGCGCGATTCCTTCTCCGACGCCGTGCACATCAGGAACGACATCTTCTCCTACCAGCGCGAGGTCTCCGAGGAGGGCGAACTCTCCAACGCCATCCTGGTGCTGGAGACCTTCCTCGGCTGCACCACCCAGGAGGCCGCCGAGGCCTCCAACGACCTCCTCACCTCCCGGCTCCACCAGTTCGAGCAGACCGCCCTCGCCGAACTCCCCCAGCTCTTCGCCGACCACGCCATGAACCCGGCGGAGATCGCCGCCGTCCTCGCCTACGCCAAGGGGCTCCAGGACTGGCAGTCCGGCGGCCACGAGTGGCACATGGTCTCCAGCCGCTACATGAACAAGGAGGCCCGGGCCACCGCCCCGCTCACCCTCCCGTTCATGCCCTCGGGCCTCGGCACCACCGCACTCGACCTCCGCTCCATCCTCGCCCCCCGCGCCCTGGAACTGCGCCGGCGCTCCTTCACCCACGTCCCCTTCGAGCGCACCGGCCCGTCGATCGTCCCCGACGTCTACATGCCGTTCCCGCTCACCCTCAGCCCCCACCACGCCCGCGCCCGCGAGGAGTCCGTCGCCTGGGCCAGGGAGATGGGCATGATCGATCCGCAGCCCGGCGACCCCGGCTCGGCGATCTGGAACGAGGCGAAGCTGCGCGGCTACGACTTCGCGCTCTGCTCCGCGGGCATCGACCCCGACGCCACCCCCGAGGCCCTGACCCTCAACGCCTGCTGGCTGACCTGGGGCACGTACGGGGACGACTACTACCCGGTGGTCTTCGCCCAGTCCAAGAACCTCCCCGCCGCCAAGGCCACCACCGCACGGCTCGTCGCCATGATCCCGGTGGACCACGCGGAGCAGCCGGTGGGGCTGACCGCGATGGAGCGCTCGCTGGGCGACCTGTGGGTGCGCACCAGCAAGGACATGACCCCCGAGATCCGGGCCGAGTTCCGGGCCACCCTCGTGAACATGCTGCACAGCTGGCTGTGGGAGGTGGAGAACCAGATCCAGAACCGCATCCCCGACCCGGTGGACTACGCGGAGATGCGGCGGCACACCTTCGGCTCGCACCTCACGATGTACCTGTGCCGGCTGGGCCAGGCGGGCCGGGGCATCCCCGCCGACATCTACGCCTCGGGCACCATCCGCTCCCTGGAGAACGCGGCCGCCGACGCCGCGTGCCTGATGAACGACATCTTCTCGTACCAGAAGGAGGTGGAGGTCGAGGGCGAGGTGCACAACTACGTGCTCGTCACCCGCAACTTCTTCGACATCGGCTACGAGGAGGCGCTGCACATCTGCCACTCGCTGATGACCCAGCGCACCGAGGAGTTCGAGCACATCGTCGCGGACCAACTGCCCCTGCTCTACGAGGACTGGAAGCTGGACCCCGAGGCCCGGGCCGGACTCGACGCGTACGTCGGCGAGTTGAAGGACTGGCTGGCCGGAATCCTGAACTGGCACGAGAAGACGGTCCGTTACCGCGAGGAGGACCTGCACCGCCTGGGTGACGGGATCTCCACCGGGGTCCTGAGCTCCGGCTTCGGCATGTCGGCGGCCCGGATCTCCCTGCCCGCCCGCTGA